The genomic interval CCAGCTGGTTCCGGAGAGCGTCGCGAAGGACAAGGTCGACTTGATCGAAAGCCATACCTTCGGCGAGAAAGACCTCGAGAAGCATCTCGAAAGCAAGTTCAAGGCGGCCGGCAAGCCCGTCTACACGCTCGGCTTCTATCAGCCCAAGAAGGGCGACAAGGACGACCCCGAGGAAGACCGCAGCGACTACTCCAACGAGATCGAGGAGGATTTCCAGATCCAATTCGCCGAAAAGCTGCTGCGCTCCGCCAAGGGGCCCGACCGCAAAGAAATGCTCGACGGCGCCAAAGAACTGGTCGCCGCGGAGGCCGCCATCGAGGACAAGAAGATCCAGGACGCCCTCGCCGCCATCGGCGTGGATTGGTCGCTCGCCCCCGCCGACGGCAAACCCCAGGCCGCGGTGACCTTCAACATCCGGTCCACCGGGGGCCAGGTGCTCAAGGCCGGCGAAGAGGTTCAGCTCGAGCTGTCGGTCCACAACGTGGGCAAGGGCCCCTTCCATCAGCTGATCGCCTCGACCGAGAGCGAAAACTTCCTCCTGAAGAATCGCGAGTTCATCTTCGGAAAGATCGCCCCCGGCGAGACCCGCAGCTGGACGGTGCCTATCAAGGTCCCGGCGGCCGCGCTGCGCCGCGAGGACAAGGTCGTCTTCGCCTTCCGCGAGGGCAACGGGCAGGTCCCCGAAAACTTCCAAAGCATGCTCGTGACCGAGCCCCTGCCGCGGCCGACCTTCGCCTTTCAGTACGAGCTCTTCGACGACGGCCGCCACGAATCCCGCGGCAACGCCAACCGCCGCGCGGAGCCGGGCGAGAAAGACGCCATCAAGGTCTTGGTGAAAAACGAGGGCCCCGGAACCAGCAAGAAGACCGTGGTCAATCTGAAGAATCTCGACGGCGGCGGCATCTTCCTAAGCAAGGGCCGCGAGAAGCTCGAGGAGCTGCCGGCGGGCGCCTCCAAAGAGGCCTCGCTCAACTTCTCGATCGACCGCTCCTTCGCCAAGGACAAGGTCGAGCTGGAGCTCTCCGTGAGCGACCAGGAGACTCAGGAGGTCCTGGGCGACAAGCTCCAAATCCCGCTGAACGGCGGCGAGCCCAAGCCCCCGCCGGGCACCCTGCAGGCGGCGCCGCAAATCACCCTCGACAAGGCGCCCTACCCCTCGAGGACCGACCAGAAGAAGATCACCGTCTCCGGCAAGGTCGAGGACGCCTCCGGCCTGAAAGACATCTCCGTCTACGTCGGCGACCACAAGGTCTTCCTCAAGGCCTTCCCGGACGACGCGGCCTCCGGACAGGCGGCGACTTCCGCCACCTTCGAGGCCGTCCTCCCGCTCAAAGAGAAGGACAACAACCTGATCTCGATCCTCGCCAGGGACAAGAACGATCTGGTCAACCGCCAAAGCTTTTACATCCTGCAAGAGTAAAACCTTGAAGGTCTATCGCGGCTCAAAATCCTTCCCGGCCTCCGCCAAGCGCCCGATCGTGGCGCTCGGCAACTTCGACGGGGTGCACCTCGCCCATCAGAAGATGTTCAAGCTCGCGGTGGCGCGGGCCCGCAAGCTGAAGGGCACGGCCGTGGCCTACACCTTCGACCCGCATCCCGTGAAGGTGCTGTCGCGGGCCTCGGCGCCCGCGATGATCAACACCCTGGCGCAGAAGCTGGAGCTGCTGGAAAAGACGGGGGTCGACGCCGCGGTGGTCGAAAAATTCGAGCCGCGCTTCGCCCACCTCTCGGCGGAGGATTGGTTCGAGAAGGTCTTGGTGAAAAACCTGCACGCCGCCGGCGTGGTCGTCGGCTACGACTTCACCTTCGGCTCCCACCGCAGCGGCACCGTCGAGACCATGGAAAAACTCTGCGCCGCCGCGGGCCTGGACTGCCAAGTCCTCGAGGCCCAACTGCTCGGCGAAACCTTGATCAGCTCCTCGCGGATCCGAACCTTCGTCGCCAAGGGCGAGGTGGAGATCGCCGCGCGGCTGCTGGGCCGCCCCTTCTTCCTCGACGGCACGGTGATCCAGGGCGCCGGCCGCGGCGCCAGCCTCGGCATCCGTACGGCAAATCTCAAGACCGACAACGAACTGATCCCGCTGGGCGGCGTCTACGCCTGTTGGGCCGAGCTTGGGAAAAAACGCCACCCCGCCGTCGCGAACGTCGGACTCAATCCGACCTTCGGCGGCCGCACCCTGAGCATCGAGGCCCACCTACTGGGCTTCCACCGCGATATTTACGGAAAACGGCTCCGCCTGCACTTCCTCAAGCGGATCCGCGACGAGCGGAGCTTCGAGACGGTGGAGGCCCTGGTCGCGCAGATCCACCGGGATATCGAAGCCGCGAAAAGATGCCTCGCCAAGGCTACGCGGAAGTAAACGCGATCAAGGACCGTATTCGTCCACCGGAAAGCGCGTGGGCATTTCCGGAGGGCCGCCCGCCCCGCCGCGGCCGGCGTAGTTCGCCAAGCCCCAGATCCCGGCGCCGATGGCGCCTCCGATCAAGCCTCCGGCCAAATCCCAAAGATAGCGGTTGCGCACGGGGCGCTTCATTTTTTTGGAGATCGGGGGCACCAGGTAGTGCGTCGCCAACGCGCCCACGCCCATGCCGATCATCGCCGAGCCGCCGAAGCCCAGGGCCTGGCGCGGCGTGTTTCCCAGCTCTTTCACGCCGAGGGCCACGCCCAGCTGGGCGGCGCCGCCCGCCAGGATCGCGCCTTCGCCGAGCGGGAGCCAAAGCTCGCTGCCGCGCAGGCTCTTGCGCAGGTCCGCGGCCAGCTTCTCCTGCAATTTTGCGACGGCCTCGCGGTCGAATTTCAATTCCGCCAAGACGACCTCGCCGCCGATCAGCAGGCTCGCCTCGCCGTGCTTGGAT from Deltaproteobacteria bacterium PRO3 carries:
- a CDS encoding bifunctional riboflavin kinase/FAD synthetase; its protein translation is MKVYRGSKSFPASAKRPIVALGNFDGVHLAHQKMFKLAVARARKLKGTAVAYTFDPHPVKVLSRASAPAMINTLAQKLELLEKTGVDAAVVEKFEPRFAHLSAEDWFEKVLVKNLHAAGVVVGYDFTFGSHRSGTVETMEKLCAAAGLDCQVLEAQLLGETLISSSRIRTFVAKGEVEIAARLLGRPFFLDGTVIQGAGRGASLGIRTANLKTDNELIPLGGVYACWAELGKKRHPAVANVGLNPTFGGRTLSIEAHLLGFHRDIYGKRLRLHFLKRIRDERSFETVEALVAQIHRDIEAAKRCLAKATRK